One Rhineura floridana isolate rRhiFlo1 chromosome 14, rRhiFlo1.hap2, whole genome shotgun sequence genomic region harbors:
- the PGPEP1L gene encoding pyroglutamyl-peptidase 1-like protein, whose translation MDVNSSTVVVTGFGPFRQHLVNSSWEAAKELAKLGLGHDVDLHIMELPVTYQKAKEIVCEAWATLHPQLMIHIGLVSTSKAIIILEQCGKNKGYKEIDACGFCPEDGCCLLAGPERIDSTINMKRIWKNICLEGMDVIFSKDAGRYLCDYIYYTSLYYGNGKAAFIHVPPLSKRVTSEFLGRALRTVILEMLKQCRQEVI comes from the exons ATGGACGTCAATTCCAGCACAGTGGTTGTTACGG GCTTTGGTCCTTTCCGACAGCACCTTGTTAATTCTAGCTGGGAAGCTGCAAAG GAGCTGGCCAAACTTGGACTTGGTCACGATGTAGACCTACATATAATGGAACTGCCAGTGACTTACCAAAAGGCAAAAGAGATTGTCTGTGAAGCATGGGCAACCCTTCATCCACAA CTTATGATCCACATTGGCCTGGTTTCTACCTCAAAAGCAATCATCATTCTGGAGCAGTGTGGGAAGAACAAAGGCTACAAAGAAATTGATGCTTGTGGGTTTTGTCCAGAAGATGGATGTTGTCTCTTAGCAGGCCCGGAAAGAATAGACTCTACAATTAATATGAAGAGAATCTGGAAAAACATTTGTTTGGAAGGGATGGATGTCATTTTTTCCAAAGATGCAGGAAG GTACCTCTGTGATTATATCTATTATACCTCTCTTTACTATGGTAATGGAAAAGCAGCATTTATCCATGTGCCTCCTTTATCCAAACGGGTAACATCAGAATTTCTAGGAAGAGCCCTACGGACAGTTATCTTGGAGATGTTAAAGCAATGCAGACAGGAggtaatataa